In Myxococcus stipitatus, the following are encoded in one genomic region:
- a CDS encoding ADYC domain-containing protein — protein sequence MKLRQTTITVLAVGTLSSIACWRGSASRGTTSVEATTGGVSKSSQLSESCWVKKWPRPQGLAYRHQKLQSSIEGVEYIYSHDVTLGTARVHFSEAECADDVVTLTPAGFRQVGDAQMPLFHATDPSGNNLCQSQNYEPTSRERSLLGCPATGRCSPVADLQGVAVLVPGAWRDGAWSLTQNGVPVQTLSCVTGATAKCALWGYVPGWNHQNTELAPYYQACVRAMRAMYTEGALADNSYTCPNTEVEVYDRLNLQRRQTTDLPVESLWSENGRLCINHSRYMGCEKELVGLIDGACVDPAPGPGSNWSSLADSRALIAVGSSTTNNIFKCPTYDCTPP from the coding sequence ATGAAGCTGCGTCAAACAACAATCACGGTGCTGGCCGTTGGAACCCTCTCGTCCATCGCGTGTTGGCGAGGCTCGGCGTCCAGGGGCACCACCTCGGTGGAGGCCACGACCGGTGGCGTCTCGAAGAGCAGCCAGCTCTCCGAATCGTGCTGGGTCAAGAAGTGGCCAAGGCCCCAGGGCCTGGCCTACCGCCATCAGAAACTCCAATCGAGCATCGAGGGTGTTGAGTACATCTACAGTCATGACGTCACCCTTGGGACGGCGCGTGTTCATTTCTCCGAGGCCGAATGCGCCGACGACGTCGTCACCCTCACGCCGGCGGGATTCCGGCAGGTGGGTGACGCACAGATGCCGCTGTTCCACGCGACGGACCCGTCTGGCAACAACCTCTGCCAGTCACAGAACTACGAGCCGACGTCCCGGGAACGAAGCCTGCTCGGGTGCCCCGCCACCGGCAGGTGTTCTCCCGTGGCGGACCTGCAAGGTGTCGCCGTGCTCGTCCCTGGCGCATGGCGCGACGGGGCCTGGAGTCTCACGCAGAATGGAGTCCCGGTGCAGACCCTGTCGTGCGTGACCGGAGCCACCGCCAAGTGCGCGCTGTGGGGCTATGTGCCGGGCTGGAACCATCAGAACACCGAGCTGGCGCCGTACTACCAGGCCTGTGTCCGAGCCATGCGGGCCATGTATACGGAAGGCGCCTTGGCGGACAATTCCTACACCTGCCCCAACACGGAGGTGGAGGTCTATGACCGGCTGAACCTCCAGCGCCGGCAGACCACGGACCTCCCGGTCGAGTCTCTCTGGTCCGAGAACGGCAGGCTCTGCATCAACCACTCGCGCTACATGGGGTGCGAGAAAGAGCTCGTCGGCCTCATCGACGGAGCCTGTGTGGACCCCGCGCCCGGCCCGGGCAGCAATTGGTCCTCCCTGGCGGACTCGCGCGCGCTCATCGCCGTGGGGAGCTCGACCACCAACAACATCTTCAAGTGCCCCACCTACGACTGCACCCCGCCCTGA